One window of the Anopheles cruzii chromosome 2, idAnoCruzAS_RS32_06, whole genome shotgun sequence genome contains the following:
- the LOC128269321 gene encoding protein rogdi, with protein MLRFSGSNWFTKPHSRRKSGKKVKVTFSDQLDSDGSTSSGPATVNPSPSSQRSNFLENIFGSSKDSSKAVPSGRSAASSEFDRGSSLRHSLTAGVTGSPGGPYNRRPPAQRKVGQRMADCEKEEASNLQVEFEWVLHEEVHSVLKQLHAILVECAHRFPVPLYGNEGKKQDKFVLTAAPEQLKCVVTLTGDSITHADINFKVQRQQQQIQRTSITQDYPWKIQQVQDAANHLQQAINHIDNVDSAYHFKTSDEVLHVLGNILGALQRGRTSLVVPRKKPIDELMKSRNMKALSPNLPEDLAISFYIQSHKLIFVAYQLTNFQGTMKFDSCQAECSVPWLNEVLVLFTVALQLCQQLKDKISVFSQYKDFTVGSRSPSALSY; from the exons ATGCTACGATT CAGCGGATCGAACTGGTTTACCAAACCACACTCGAGGCGAAAGAGTGGCAAGAAGGTGAAGGTAACGTTTTCCGACCAACTTGACTCGGACgggagcaccagcagcggcccTGCCACGGTTAACCCGAGCCCCTCGTCGCAGCGATCCAATTTTctggaaaacatttttgggTCATCCAAAGACTCCTCAAAAGCGGTCCCCAGCGGTCGATCGGCGGCGTCGAGTGAGTTTGATCGCGGTAGCAGTTTGCGGCACAGTCTCACCGCGGGCGTTACTGGTTCGCCTGGCGGTCCGTACAACCGTCGACCGCCCGCGCAACGGAAAGTAGGCCAAAGGATGGCCGACTGCGAGAAAGAGGAAGCATCGAATTTG cAGGTGGAATTCGAGTGGGTGCTGCACGAGGAGGTCCATTCGGTGTTGAAGCAACTTCACGCCATCCTGGTGGAGTGTGCCCAccgatttccggttccgctgtACGGCAACGAAGGCAAAAAACAGGACAAGTTCGTGCTGACTGCCGCGCCGGAGCAGCTGAAGTGCGTCGTAACGCTGACCGGTGATAGCATAACGCATGCG GATATCAACTTCAAGGtacagcgacagcagcagcagatacaGCGCACCTCGATTACGCAGGACTACCCGTGGAAGATACAGCAGGTGCAGGATGCGGCCAACCACTTGCAGCAAGCGATCAACCACATCGACAACGTGGACAGTGCGTACCACTTCAAGACGTCCGATGAGGTGCTCCACGTGCTGGGCAACATCCTGGGGGCACTGCAGCGGGGCCGCACGTCGCTCGTGGTGCCGCGCAAGAAACCGATCGACGAGCTAATGAAGAGCCGCAACATGAAAGCCCTATCGCCCAATCTGCCGGAGGATCTGGCCATCAGTTTCTACATTCAGAGCCATAAGCTGATCTTCGTGGCGTACCAGCTGACGAACTTTCAGGGCACGATGAAGTTCGACTCGTGCCAGGCCGAATGCTCGGTGCCGTGGCTGAACGAGGTGCTGGTACTCTTTACCGTCGCACTGCAGCTTTGCCAGCAGCTGAAAGATAAG ATATCAGTATTCTCGCAGTATAAGGACTTCACTGTTGGCTCGCGCTCACCGTCGGCTCTTTCCTACTGA